From the genome of Triticum aestivum cultivar Chinese Spring chromosome 1A, IWGSC CS RefSeq v2.1, whole genome shotgun sequence:
ACTTGCACACCTCCGAGTCGTTGTTCTAGGGCTTGACAGTGAAGAACTTCACCAGAGCCCAAATTTGGGCTCGCGACATAGGATAGCTTCACAGAAAGTTATGAAGCACAAGATGTGGAGGATGGGGTTTGGGGCAAGATGGTGGAACTGAAGGCCGTAGAAATGGAGGTTGTCATGGAGGAAGGGGTGAATTGGTAATCACAAACTATGTAGGAGATGGGAGACGAAACATACCCGCTTGCCTATACATGGCCGGGGCACCCTAACAGAGTAAAAACCGTCGTCCCTGGCGATGGAAGCAAAGCGAGCAGGAGCGATCTCCGGTGTTAGCAGATAACCTGCCGAGGACAACTGGTCCGGTGTCATCGTGTTGGTCCTCCACCTCCCCCTTGTTTGGGGGGCGATTCATGGCTCTCCCGGTGTCTTCTTGTTGGCCTTGGGGGGTTTCCCCGCCTGGGTTTGGCTACCCTCTCCGGTCATGGTCAAAAAAGCGGTGGAGAAAGAACGGGCGAAAGTTCTTGAGCTCGGGCGCGTGAAGAATGCTTGGGCGCAAGAACTCGAAGATGAAGACGAAGATTAGGGAGAATGAGAGCATAACTTGGCTCCTCCTCGCCCCTGGCCTTTTATGGGCGGAGTAATACGCGAAGCGTCGGAGGGATAAATATGTCGCGTGGCAGTAACTCCTGCATTTTCCCATATGTCATGTGTCAATCACACGGGGATTGAGGAGGCGGTTTATTAATCATCGTATCGAGGCGCACAATTGCTTTCTTGATAAGACGTGACAATGGTTGGggccttaggctggtcatagtagggagtaacttatactagtgtcatgcatatgacactagtctaagttactacctccatagtgcaaagtatcttagtagtagtgtcatagattgTTTCATTTATTGCCTTATAGACTCATTTCACCTCGGGAAACGCTATGtaacagtaacatattatgttactccaagcacctctctcctcattaaatacttggcacataagcaaaattgtcttggggtgtgttaagttactacctaagttacccccactatggctagccttacaCACGTCTGCATGTTATGTTGACCATCGAGACGTAAGCACCTCAGAACCGCGTGGGCTGATGGATGGGATCGgtctaaggctagtcatagtgggagtaacttagcaagtaacatagcgcactccgagaaatttttgcttatgtaacatgtagttaatgagaagtggtaacataatatgttactgtaacatagcgctttccaagacaagatgagtctacgagCTAATTAATGAAGTCCTCTATGACACTACTACTGTgttactacctccgtctcggtgaataagtcattcgcgtagttctaagTCGACGATTTAattatctaaatatgtattatatgtgacaaaaaatatatatttagaaactacatccgtgtagaaatccagtgatatacttttcatgacatataacacatatttaattccttaaatcgatgacctagaactacgcaaatgacttattcacctagacggaggtagtactttgcactatgaaggtagtaaattagactagtgtcatatgcatgacactagtataagttactccccactatgaccagcctaagctgGTGGCGTGAGGTTGGATCCTCATGACACGCCAAGCATGGGAATACTTGATGACTAATTGATGCGTAGGAATATTTCCATCGTCCGGAGACGCACAGAAATAATGAAGGTGGGCATGAAACACCTCACATACAATTAAGCGTTCAAGAAATTGGATACGGAAGAACTCGTTCAACCAATTCTCAAGACCggcgactgaagatgaagaacatcAGACCATCTCAAAAAATTGAGGAGTGTTCCAGGCTTGAAAACCAGTTCATGGGCTACTGATGATGTCCCGGATAGGGGGGCTCTCACCACATCGTCTCTCAGATAAGTGGGCCGGGCCGGGGACCCTTATGTCGGTTCAACAGAGGGGCACGTCGAGGTGGCCCATGGCGTATAAAAGGAAGGCTCCTCAAGACATCACGTATACTTCAAAGATATTAGAAGTCGTCTAGAACACATTCTCCTTCTCTCCTTGTACGTAACCGACTAGGATGTGACAAGGTAGGGCACATGGGACAAATGAGGGGACACCGACACTGTCCGCAGAcgggttagagcatctacaatcagACTGGGCAAATTCACGCTCCTCCCTCCAGGCGATGTTCTCCATCTTGCAAGTGATGATGGTCAGGACCCCATGAAGTCAGCTGAAGCAGCAACCATGGCAGCAATGGGGGAAGGGGTACTTGACTTCGACATCTAATTTGGCTAAATCGGATGATAGACAAGGACGATAAGACAAACAGGGAGCAAAGTTGGAGGTGGACACTGGCTTATATGCATGGAAGGGAGGACAGGCACGAGAAAAGGGCAATCAATTTGGTGGACTTGGTCAATTTGGAGGCAAAAACCATCCAAGCGCCCCCAAATCACGCTTGGGCTGGCTTTGAATGTCTGATTCGATGACCAATTTTGTGACTGGGTTATCCGGTGTTTGGGGAGGAAGGGTCAGGTTGTAGATGCTCTATTTTAAAACACGAGCATCCTCTGTCTTAAGTCAAAGACCTCATGGCACATATGGTGTCGCATAACAAGAATAGCTGATAcaatgtactccctctataaactaatataagaccttttacGTCATTAtactagtttacagagggagtattagtcAGTAATATGCTTGCAATAGCGCAGCACCATTGTTCGTCAAAGTTTAACAGCTTCAAACATAGACACCACGCAAGAACAAGCTGCTAACAATGCATTCGAGCCTGAGCTTGTGAGCCACAGCGGTAGCTGAACAGTTACACGTTCGCCGGTAGAGCAACAAATAGGATGAATGACCTGTGCCCTAGATGAACTCGGGGAGTAGGCACCTCTCGGAAAAGAAGGCTGCCCATGCGAGAGGCCCTGTCTCTGTTGTACATGGAGCTTTTACCAGCTCAAGGTATTCTTGGACTGTTGAAGCTTTGCACTATAAGCGGTTTCCAGTTCCTCCTGCAAAATTACATGGCAAAAGCTGGCATTCAGCAAATAGAAATAGGTGGCCTCATGAACATGTATATAGGAAAATACATTAAAATCCACAACATCAAATATATTTCACAATGAATCTAATGAAACTAATTTGGTGTTGTAGATGTTGGTATAATTCTGAGTAGATTTGGTCAAACTTAAAGATGTTTGACTCGGGACAAACCTAGGACTTCAAAtattttggaaaggagggagtagcagCAGAGAACGCATACCTTGCAAGCTTTCAGCATCGGTTGAAGAAAGGACGTTCTGAAAAATCTGATGTACTTTTCAAGGGATGTTCTCTCCCAATCTGCAATTCAAAGCAGGAttgtgagagggggggggggggggggggtgcaaaaTAGGCTGTATGGTACGAGAAGATGTCATTTGCAAGTTCTACAATGATGCACCTTAACACAAACCCGGATAGGTACAAGTTTTTTAGTCACTTACCGTTCTCAGAATCAATCTGCATACCAGCCGCATTGAGCTCTCCTAACAGCTGGCCATGCATGGTAGTTTCAGCAAGTCAGGACACATCATGACGCATCAACAGGCACACATACTATATGTTTATGCTTCGCTCTATACAAGATACCTGTGATAAAGTTGGAACAGCTGTAGGATCAAAATCTTCACAATTGTTGGGATCGATTGGAACGCAAACACGCCCTGGGGAAACAATGAAACAACTGTTAGAAGTGGTGAGGTGACAAAATTATCATTCAGACAGTTGTACAAAGAAAGAGCGCAGTTTTTATAATCAAATCATAGTTGAGTCCTCCAAAAGCAAGCAAAGTGAAAGCATAATTGTAGGTATTAAGTGGATGCATACATTTTAAAAGTGTGCATCTTTCATGGAACAGACAAAATAGAACTTCCAATGGACAAAAAGCTCCATGCTGCCTTCTTCATGCATGCAAATTCACACCATATTACATTTAACTAAAATCAGAAACATATTCAGGTTTTCTACCTGTCTTTGGGTGTATGCAGAAGGGGGCCTTCAGTAAATGATTCATGTGCTTTGACACCTGATATACAACAACAGTTTGATTAATAGGCAGAAAATACATCAATATTTCCCTTGCTGCGAACATGCGTCGGTGATAATTTTGCTTTTACCTCCATGTCAAGTCTAGGATACGTGTACGAGAAGACAATCTCTTCTACACATCTGCGAAGCCCCTGCGTCTGAGATGTAGAAATAATAGTCAGTGTAAGCTGAATTATAAGATGTATTTGTAATTTAAAAATCAGAGTGAATAACTGCACACAACATCCTGATGAAAACTCAAGAAAAAATATATACCAATTAATAACTGGCACATATGCAATAGAAGTGAATAGGACTGCAGGCGATTAAACATTAACCTTGTGCTTTCCTGACTGCAAGGTCGTCTTTAACTGCTCCCATCTTGCTGCATTCACATCTTCTTTTGAGATGGAGGATCGTCTATTTCCTTGACATTTATCATGGAGCTCACTAGCAACATCTAGAAAACAAGCCCTCTCAGGATGGTGTAAAACACATTTCATACTTTATGAACAAGAAATGGTCAATATAAGTTTTATTTCTTACTTTCGTCTGGAATAAGTTCGAGTATCTTCTGGCACCTCTCCTCGGATGCAAATAGTTGTTGGCTATGTAACAGCTTGTCTTCAAAGAAGCATTTCAGAACATCGGTGTATGACCGTCTGCAGAAGCATAAAGTTTCAGTATAACCAATTTGTACATCACAATTCATACTAACACAACATGCAAGTAGAGAGATGGTTTAGAGCATACGCAAGGAAAGGGTGAAGGACAGGCCCAGTCAACGAAACTTTCTTCAGTGAATTCTCGCCACCCTAAGAAAGAGTAATACAGGGCAACAAATTTCAGAAAGATGGCTCAGGGGTTTCTGGAGTTATGAATTAACAAATACCACCTTATACACACGGAAGTAGTCAGCAATTGCAGACCTTTGTTCATTGCTTAACCTGACAGAAATATAAAGATGAGTTTGACGATCAccaaacaaaggaaacaaagaaaagGTTCTCTTAAACATACTTTCTTGCTCTACTATCACAAACCCAGCAATGGACACCACGGCGACCACTATATACCCACAATATGTGATTGAAACCAAAATCACCTGCAAAAACATACTTTCAACAGTTATTACAGTGAAGCAAACCAAGACAGTTAAAGATTCTGCAACTCAGTTAAGTGTCCAGAATCTTCATAGCATCATGTGAATGCAGTGTGTAAAGTAGTTGCATAACAAAATAACATGCCTCTAAGCGAAGTATCCAGGATTTTGATGACAATGGTCATTAATGGCCAGCAGTCCAGACAGGTGTCAGCTCCAGAGCAGCAGTAGCGAACATCATCATAATCAGATATATCCTGGGAGTATGGACAATGTTCACACTTAGCAACAGTTGCACAAAGATAACAGGACGCGCGCTCATAAGGAGGAAAATAACATGGCATGTTTCTTACTATATCAAAAATAAGTTCCCTTTCCACTGGTACGAAGACATTGTTACCAGACTGGGCGTAGGCATGTCGCTTTGCAGGctacaaaaaaaatatttttattggGCAATAGCACACAGCGCATAATATAGAAAATAAATCAAGAGAAACAATTGAAATGTTTAATGATGCTATATCATACATCTACGCTGTAGACAGGTCCAATATCAATCTTGAAAGGGCACTTCTCCTTGATAGAAGTCTCCAGTTCAGCTGCAGTATCAAAGGACTGAAACCGCAGATAGATGTCATTCTCCAGTGTAAACGAAAGCTCCCGACGCCCAATGTATGACTGATCACATCCAGGATGCTTTGCATCTACAGAAAACAGTATCCAGTTAACAAAGAGCAGGACAGTTAGCATCTGACTGAAGCAGTGAAGGTATGATCACATACCATTTCCGTATGCGAGCCACTTGAAGAAATCACCATATGGGAAGAGCTTTCCTGCAATTGTGATATAATCATCAGCACTATATGGTTTGTAAGATTATTTTTAGTTAACAAGCATTTTATCTATAGTGGGGCAAAAGAGACTGAGTTTCTAAGCACAAGCCAAAAAAATTGTGAGGGAGCAAGCACAAGAAATTGGTAGGAAAGAACTTTTAGAGCTGAGAATTTTTAGCAAGTTGCTTCCACATTTTGAGGCATAAGGACATAACAATAGCAGTACGATCGTGCGTTAAATAATTGTCACTGGAAGAAAGAGTATTCCATTTGGTCTGGTCTTGCCCTGTTTCCTATCAAATGATGGGATTTAGTTTGCCCAAACAGAGGGCACATACTGCATCTATCGACAGGTTCTTCGTAGACCAAAAGATCAATCGGCAGGTGGCCTTCCAAATGAGAATTGCAGCTGTTGCATCTTTCAGCATTTGAAGAGTTGGAAACGACCTTTGAAGGTTATTAAACAAGAGCAGACCGAAGTTGTCTACAGTTCGAGAAGTATGCCAATCAGCTCACGGACTGGGTTTCTCTTTTATTTAGTGTTTTCTTGTTTAATAACCTTGACTTTGAGCTTCTATGCAGTAGGAAAGTCTCCTAATGTTTTTCTTTAGATTAGAAAAAACTTGAAATATCCACACAACTGGAAAATAAGTGCATCAAAACTAAACCTTTGCGTGAAATCTCACACCATGCTTCTGGTATTTTGTAACTAACGCGGTACAAGGAATGCAGATCTACCTCCCATTTCAGCTTATTTTCCCAAACCATCCCACAAATTGGGATCTAGGATGGAATAAATCACTTGGGCACTTTACCGTAGTAGATTCGGAGGTAATCGGCGTTGAAGCCGTCCGGGACCGCGGCGGCGACTTCTTGCCGCTGCTGCGCATCAATCTCCATGGCCTCAACCCTCTCATCCCCCATTTCAGATGAGGACTAGATCGATCTTGCGCGCTGAAGAAGAATAACCTAGTCAAAGAATGAATGGATGTATTAGATTGGCCGGGTAGAGGAGGACGAGAGGCGAGATGGGGGGAGAATAGGCGCGGCACAAGGGGAGACGGAGGAGGGGAGGCCAGAGGGAGGAGATTGGACAGCTGAAATCACCTGCGTCGTcgtcgccttcgccgccgccg
Proteins encoded in this window:
- the LOC123052974 gene encoding DNA primase small subunit yields the protein MGDERVEAMEIDAQQRQEVAAAVPDGFNADYLRIYYGKLFPYGDFFKWLAYGNDAKHPGCDQSYIGRRELSFTLENDIYLRFQSFDTAAELETSIKEKCPFKIDIGPVYSVDPAKRHAYAQSGNNVFVPVERELIFDIDISDYDDVRYCCSGADTCLDCWPLMTIVIKILDTSLRGDFGFNHILWVYSGRRGVHCWVCDSRARKLSNEQRSAIADYFRVYKGGENSLKKVSLTGPVLHPFLARSYTDVLKCFFEDKLLHSQQLFASEERCQKILELIPDENVASELHDKCQGNRRSSISKEDVNAARWEQLKTTLQSGKHKTQGLRRCVEEIVFSYTYPRLDMEVSKHMNHLLKAPFCIHPKTGRVCVPIDPNNCEDFDPTAVPTLSQLLGELNAAGMQIDSENDWERTSLEKYIRFFRTSFLQPMLKACKEELETAYSAKLQQSKNTLSW